Part of the Hydrogenoanaerobacterium saccharovorans genome, GACAGCAGCAGAAAAGGGCAAAAGGCAGCTATCCCCCAGTGAAATCTCCGGTTTTTGTGCCCAGTTGGCGCTTATTATAAAAGCGGGCATTTCAGTAAGAGAGGGCATTTCGATTATGATTGGCGACAGCAGCGAAGGCCGAGGCAAAGAGATTCTGCATATTATCCTGTCTCATATCGAAGAAGGCCGTACGCTTGCTTTTGCGCTGGAGCAGTGCGGCTGCTTTCCCAAATATGTGGTGGATATGGTGGGAATCGGCGAGGCATCGGGCCGATTGGATGAAGTGATGGATTCGCTTTGCGCTTACTATGAGCGCAACGAGGCAATCAATAAAAGCATCAAAAACGCTGTTACCTATCCTATGGTAATGATAGCAATGATGGCGGTTGTAATTGGGGTATTGGTTGTAAAAGTGCTGCCTATTTTCAATCAGGTATTTCGGCAGCTTGGCAGTGAGATGTCTGCATTTTCGCAGAGTATTATGAACTTTGGTGCAGTGCTCAGCCGCTATTCTATGTGGATTGTTGCGGTAATATTGATTTTAGTATTAATTGCGTTAATATTAAAACAAACCAAAAGGGGCAGAGCTGCGCTTTCGCGTTTTACCGGTTCTTTGCCGTTGACACGCAGGCTGTCGGCTAAAATAGCTGCCGGGCGGTTTGCGTCGGCGATGTCACTCATGCTTTCCAGCGGGTTGGACACCGACAGCTCGCTTGATATGGCAGGCCAGCTGGTAGAGAACGAAAAGACAAAAGGCGAAATTAAGATGCTTAAACAGCTGATGGAAGACGGCACCTCGTTTTCGGATGCATTGACGAGGATTAACGTTTTTTCAGGCGTGTATGCAAGTATGCTTGCGGTGGGTTTTAAAACAGGCGCGGTAGATACGGTTATGAAAAAAATTGCACAGCGTTACGAAGACGAAATTGATACCCATATTTCCAACATCATTTCGGTGTTGGAGCCTACTTTGGTAGCGGTTCTTTCCATTATTGTGGGTATGATTTTGCTTTCAGTCATGCTGCCGCTGATGGGCATTATGTCATCGATTGGCTAACATTATAAATTGATGGGAGGCATTTTCTATGGCAAAAGCCTTTACATATAAAAAGCGAGATTTTGTTGCTGTACGCGAGTTGGCACTGCCTATCCTGTTTTTTGGGGCACTTGTTGTTTTTATCATGACGGGGCTGGCTAATATCTCAAAAACTACAGAGGCACAACAGTTAAAGTCTGCCGAGCAGGCTTTGCGGCGCACAGCGGTGCAGTGCTATGCTTTAGAGGGGCAATACCCCCAAAGCCTTGATTATATGGAGCAAAACTACGGTTTGGCTTTGGATAGAGAAAAGTATGTATATCATTATCAAAGTATTGGTGCAAACCTGTTACCGCAGATTTCTGTTTTCCCGATTGGGGACGCTGAACCGTAAGTAGAACAAAAGCAAAGGGGTGACGGATGGGATGGAAGAAAAAGGACATGTGACAGACTTGCTGTTTACATTAGCCTTATTTTGTGTGTTTGCAGCTTCTGCCCTTTTGGTGGTGCTTATGGGGGCGAATGTGTATAAACAAACGGCAGCGGGCATGGCGCAAAACTACAATACACGCACCTCTATTTCGTACCTTGCCGAAAAAATTAGGCAAAACGATGTTGCAAACGGGATTAAGATAGAAAGTATTGATGGCAAAGACGCATTGGTTTTGGAACAAACGGTGGGAAAGTCCACTTATCAAACATGGATTTACAGCAGCGATGGGATGTTGCGTGAAGTTATGGTTGCTGCGGGAACAAAAGTAGAGGCAGCGGACGGGCAGCCGATTATGGAGATTGAAAACTTGCAGGTAGAACAGGACATACCAGGTATGATAAGCCTCACAGCAACGGATTTGGACGGAAAGGTTGCTGTGTTAAAGATGGCTCTTCGATGTTCCGCCGATTGATTAATAATGGAGGTGAGCCGGCATATGAGTATTCACAGAACGCCTAAATCAGGTCTCTTCCTGATAGAACTTGTCGTTATTATTTTATTTTTTGCAATTACAAGTGCAATTTGTGCAAACTTATTTGTTAACGCTCATCTACTGGGTGTTGAAAGCAAAGAACTTAATTTGGCGGTAATACAAGTACAAACCGTTGCAGAAAGCGTAAAAAAAGCACAAGGGGATACAAAAGAGCTTGCTAAATTGCTTAAAACACCGCTGCGAGATGGTAAAATAGCAATTTACTACGATGAAAATTGGAATACCACTGTACATCAGCAAGACGCCTGTTATCAACTTTGCGTTACACAAAAACAAAATAATAACGGTATGCTGCATGCCGATGTAGCAATAAAAAAAGGTGAAAAAACAATTTATGGTGTAGAAGTAAAACGTTATATTAGATAAAACACATTCAATGAGGGGGTGGCGGAGGTATGAGCCGTAGAAAAAACGGTACCGGTATCAGTGTTGGCAGTTCTTCAGTTTTGGTCATATTTGTGGTACTGTGCCTTACCGCATTTGCTACGCTGTCGCTTGTATCGGCAAAAGCTGATTACAAATTAACCCAAAAGGCCACTCAAGCTACCACCGAATACTATATGGCTGATGCACAAGCCGAGGAATATTTGCAGATTTTGCACAAGGCGTTGCAAAGCACCGGAATGACAGATAATTTGCTAACCGACGATAAACTTTTAGATATGCAAGTTACCTGCGTAAGCAAAGAGGATTACCTAAAAAGAACAAATAAACCGATGAAGAACCCCGAAAATAATTTTGTGCTGAGTTATGATGTGCCGATAAATGAGCGGAAAAATTTGCATGTGGAGTTTGGTATTGCGCTAGATGCCAACGGAATGTCGCAAAGTTCTCCCGAACGCCTGTGTTGGCAAGTACAACCTATACTAGAGCAGCACAACCAAATCGAAACGAACCTGGCGGGAATCAGCAACCTGCCCAATCTATGACATAAAGGGGAAAGACTGTGGAACTGATCTCAATTTTAAAAGAAGCTGTAGATAAAGCCGCATCGGATATTTTTATAGTATCCGGACGTGCTCTTTGCTATAAAATCAATAATCATATCCTTGATCAGTCAGATGAAAAACTAAGCCCGGAGTTGGCTAAGGAGCTGATTTTAGGTATTTACGAGTTGGCGGGGGGGAGAAACCCCAATCATTTTCTCTCTTGCGGAGATGATGACTTTTCTTTTTCGCTCAAAGGAGTCTCTCGTTTTCGTGTAAGTACTTATATGCAGCGTGGCTCTTTGGCAGCCGTCATCCGCGTGGTTACCTTTCATTTACCTGATCCAAAAGTGCTGGGTATCCCTGATTCTGTACTCGGCCTTGCCGCAAGAAAAAAGGGGCTGGTACTGGTAACCGGCCCTGCAGGCAGCGGTAAATCCACTACGCTTGCTTGTATGATCGATTACATCAACAATACGCGCAATGCCCATGTTATAACCCTTGAAGACCCGATTGAATATTTGCACGGGCATAAAAAAAGCATTGTAAGCCAGCGCGAAATCCCTACCGATACGGCAAATTACGTAACAGGGCTGCGTGCTGCGTTACGCCAGTCGCCCGATGTGATATTGCTTGGTGAGATGCGTGATTATGAAACTATCAACATTGCCATGACTGCGGCTGAAACGGGGCACCTTGTGTTTTCTACTCTCCACACAGTGGGGGCAGCAAATACCATCGACCGAGTAATTGATGCATTCCCACCCAGCCAGCAAGGGCAAATCC contains:
- a CDS encoding type II secretion system F family protein, which gives rise to MTAAEKGKRQLSPSEISGFCAQLALIIKAGISVREGISIMIGDSSEGRGKEILHIILSHIEEGRTLAFALEQCGCFPKYVVDMVGIGEASGRLDEVMDSLCAYYERNEAINKSIKNAVTYPMVMIAMMAVVIGVLVVKVLPIFNQVFRQLGSEMSAFSQSIMNFGAVLSRYSMWIVAVILILVLIALILKQTKRGRAALSRFTGSLPLTRRLSAKIAAGRFASAMSLMLSSGLDTDSSLDMAGQLVENEKTKGEIKMLKQLMEDGTSFSDALTRINVFSGVYASMLAVGFKTGAVDTVMKKIAQRYEDEIDTHISNIISVLEPTLVAVLSIIVGMILLSVMLPLMGIMSSIG
- a CDS encoding type IV pilus twitching motility protein PilT; the protein is MELISILKEAVDKAASDIFIVSGRALCYKINNHILDQSDEKLSPELAKELILGIYELAGGRNPNHFLSCGDDDFSFSLKGVSRFRVSTYMQRGSLAAVIRVVTFHLPDPKVLGIPDSVLGLAARKKGLVLVTGPAGSGKSTTLACMIDYINNTRNAHVITLEDPIEYLHGHKKSIVSQREIPTDTANYVTGLRAALRQSPDVILLGEMRDYETINIAMTAAETGHLVFSTLHTVGAANTIDRVIDAFPPSQQGQIRIQLSMVLQAVVSQQLIPTVDGGVVAAFEILLCNGAIRNMIRESKIHQIDTVIFSSAAEGMKSMDSDIFDLYKKGAISAKDAITYSTSPDLMAKKIQK
- a CDS encoding DUF4860 domain-containing protein, which produces MEEKGHVTDLLFTLALFCVFAASALLVVLMGANVYKQTAAGMAQNYNTRTSISYLAEKIRQNDVANGIKIESIDGKDALVLEQTVGKSTYQTWIYSSDGMLREVMVAAGTKVEAADGQPIMEIENLQVEQDIPGMISLTATDLDGKVAVLKMALRCSAD